The Cohnella abietis genome has a segment encoding these proteins:
- a CDS encoding thiamine pyrophosphate-dependent dehydrogenase E1 component subunit alpha, whose protein sequence is MKQAGSVQQTLRHTTVGLTDERAVAMYKTMMLARRFDERGQLLKLAGKVNFHISGITQEPSQVAMGFAMNLETDWFLPYYRDYGLVLSLGMTVKELMLCVYAKGEDPNSAGRQMPGHFGSKRLRIVTGSSPVTTQVPHATGFALAAKMRRQPSVSLVTFGDGSSNQGDFHEGCNFAGVHQLPVIFVCENNQYAISVPLSKQTRGRICDRALGYGFPGIRVDGSDPLEVYRVISEARERAVNGEGPTLVEIMTYRVTGHSATDNDLDYRTKEEVDEHKKKDPLLDYKQYLVDAGLWSEEQETSLQAEIRGIINEANEYAEQAPYQAVEDAFRYVYAETSEEGV, encoded by the coding sequence ATGAAACAAGCAGGTTCCGTCCAGCAAACACTAAGACATACGACTGTCGGCTTGACCGATGAACGGGCTGTAGCTATGTACAAGACTATGATGCTTGCCCGTCGGTTTGACGAAAGAGGGCAGCTATTGAAGCTCGCTGGCAAAGTTAATTTTCATATTTCAGGAATTACCCAAGAGCCGTCACAGGTTGCAATGGGCTTTGCAATGAATTTAGAAACAGATTGGTTCCTGCCTTATTATCGGGACTACGGGTTGGTTCTTTCTCTTGGTATGACGGTGAAGGAGCTTATGCTCTGCGTCTATGCCAAAGGTGAAGATCCGAACAGCGCAGGCCGGCAGATGCCAGGTCACTTCGGAAGCAAGCGGCTTCGCATTGTTACTGGCTCTAGTCCAGTGACGACGCAGGTTCCTCATGCCACAGGCTTCGCGCTTGCTGCCAAGATGAGAAGACAACCATCCGTATCACTCGTTACATTCGGGGACGGTTCAAGTAATCAGGGAGATTTTCACGAGGGCTGTAATTTCGCTGGGGTTCATCAGCTTCCGGTTATTTTCGTCTGCGAAAATAATCAATATGCCATCTCGGTACCATTGTCTAAACAAACAAGGGGCCGCATCTGCGACCGTGCACTAGGATATGGGTTTCCAGGTATTCGTGTTGATGGAAGCGATCCGCTCGAGGTTTATCGCGTTATAAGCGAAGCGAGGGAGAGAGCTGTTAACGGTGAAGGACCTACGCTCGTTGAAATTATGACCTATCGCGTTACAGGTCACTCCGCTACAGACAACGATTTGGATTACAGAACGAAAGAAGAGGTCGATGAGCACAAGAAGAAAGATCCTCTTCTAGATTATAAGCAATATTTGGTGGATGCTGGATTATGGTCTGAAGAGCAGGAAACTAGTCTGCAAGCAGAAATTCGTGGAATCATCAACGAAGCTAACGAATATGCGGAGCAAGCACCTTATCAAGCGGTTGAAGATGCTTTCCGGTATGTTTATGCGGAAACAAGCGAGGAGGGTGTCTAA